One window of Deltaproteobacteria bacterium genomic DNA carries:
- a CDS encoding arginine--tRNA ligase, protein MRNQVKKILGDTLARCQKEGKLAVPSVSSYTLERPKVADHGDYAANIAFELSKLLKQPPLKIAQTLVGNLVDPAGLIKSITVAGSGFINITLTDQAWQSSLLDIDKAGGKWAHFEEGKGKKVNIEFVSGNPTGPLHIGNARGGPLGDVIASLLERNGYQVTREYYVNDVGGQVEQLGQSILIRCQRKSQSPSAPEVPSKAGYSGPYIEELAEKATQKLKKIDFGDPQSARSVGQFGVDTLLAEVRDDLEVMGIHFDVWTHEKTILVGKKTEKVIEALKKKGATIEKEGALWFVPPEGIFSSSEDRESVLVRSSGQPTYFANDIAYHADKFDRGFDLLIDVWGSNHHGHAPRLKAALGTLGYDPSRLEVLLYQYVRVKRGSDLVKMSKRAGDFVIARDILDEVGRDAFRFFLLMRSGPSHMDFDLDLAKRQSSENPVFYVQYAHARICSIQSKAEEKGLKPQNRPEQLVLPEEIFLIRTLHEYPHELSLAIREKAPHRITYYLISLSQQLQSYYAKAKEDSRYHLLSQNVDFASAKLYLLGHVRRVLKDGLNLLGVSAPERMDSNKGELE, encoded by the coding sequence GTGAGAAATCAGGTCAAGAAAATACTGGGTGATACGCTGGCACGGTGCCAGAAAGAGGGGAAACTGGCGGTTCCCTCCGTGTCCTCCTATACCCTCGAGAGACCGAAGGTCGCCGATCACGGGGACTATGCCGCTAATATCGCCTTTGAACTCTCCAAACTCCTGAAACAACCCCCCTTAAAAATTGCCCAGACCCTTGTTGGCAATCTCGTCGATCCGGCCGGATTGATCAAAAGCATCACCGTCGCCGGCAGTGGCTTCATCAACATCACCCTGACTGACCAGGCTTGGCAGTCTTCACTCCTCGACATCGACAAGGCCGGAGGGAAATGGGCCCATTTTGAAGAAGGGAAGGGGAAGAAGGTAAATATCGAATTTGTGAGCGGCAACCCGACCGGCCCTTTGCATATCGGGAACGCCCGAGGCGGTCCGTTGGGAGATGTCATTGCCTCCCTTCTGGAAAGAAACGGCTATCAGGTAACACGAGAATATTACGTCAATGATGTCGGTGGTCAGGTGGAGCAATTGGGGCAATCTATCCTGATCCGGTGCCAGAGAAAATCGCAGTCCCCCTCCGCACCGGAGGTCCCTTCAAAAGCCGGGTATAGCGGCCCTTACATTGAAGAACTGGCTGAAAAGGCGACGCAAAAATTAAAAAAAATTGATTTCGGCGATCCCCAATCGGCCCGGTCCGTTGGGCAGTTTGGCGTCGACACCCTTCTTGCCGAGGTTCGCGATGACCTGGAGGTGATGGGGATCCATTTTGACGTCTGGACCCACGAAAAGACAATCCTCGTCGGAAAAAAAACGGAAAAGGTGATCGAGGCGCTCAAGAAGAAGGGGGCCACGATAGAAAAAGAAGGGGCGCTCTGGTTTGTGCCTCCGGAAGGGATCTTCTCTTCCTCCGAGGATAGAGAATCGGTCCTTGTTCGCTCCTCGGGCCAACCGACCTACTTTGCCAATGACATCGCCTATCATGCCGACAAATTTGATCGCGGTTTTGACCTTCTGATCGATGTCTGGGGTTCCAACCACCATGGCCACGCCCCCCGGCTTAAAGCGGCCCTCGGTACCCTCGGGTATGATCCTTCAAGGCTGGAGGTACTCCTTTACCAATATGTTCGGGTCAAGAGAGGGAGCGATCTCGTGAAGATGTCGAAGCGGGCCGGTGACTTTGTGATCGCCAGGGATATTCTTGATGAAGTGGGGCGTGACGCCTTTCGTTTTTTTCTGCTGATGAGGAGCGGTCCCTCCCACATGGATTTTGATCTGGACCTTGCCAAGCGCCAGTCGTCGGAAAATCCGGTCTTCTATGTCCAGTATGCCCATGCCCGGATTTGCAGTATCCAGAGCAAGGCGGAGGAAAAAGGGTTAAAACCTCAGAATCGACCGGAACAGCTGGTCTTGCCGGAAGAGATCTTTCTGATCCGTACCCTGCATGAATACCCCCACGAATTGTCACTCGCGATTCGGGAAAAGGCTCCTCATCGAATCACCTATTATCTGATCAGCCTCTCCCAACAGCTTCAGTCCTACTACGCGAAGGCCAAAGAAGATTCCCGTTATCATCTCTTGAGCCAAAATGTTGACTTCGCGTCAGCGAAGTTGTATCTTCTGGGCCACGTTCGACGCGTTTTGAAAGATGGTTTAAATCTTCTCGGCGTCTCAGCACCAGAGAGGATGGATTCTAATAAAGGTGAACTCGAGTGA
- a CDS encoding ribbon-helix-helix domain-containing protein, with the protein MARKKLSTTIYITEEQNERLKSLHQKTRVPVAEYIRQGIDLILDKNQGQLPGQLNLYPPPSMGGDEGEGDPRATLTPTLSPQGRGKN; encoded by the coding sequence ATGGCTCGCAAGAAGCTGTCAACCACCATCTATATCACCGAGGAGCAGAATGAACGGCTGAAAAGCCTCCATCAAAAAACCCGCGTCCCGGTCGCTGAATATATCCGTCAAGGAATCGACCTGATCCTGGACAAAAACCAGGGCCAGCTTCCCGGCCAACTAAACCTCTACCCCCCTCCCTCGATGGGAGGGGATGAAGGGGAGGGTGATCCCAGGGCCACCCTCACCCCAACCCTCTCCCCTCAAGGGAGAGGGAAAAATTAA
- a CDS encoding dihydroorotase: protein MKLLIQNGRLIDPATKKDGVTDLLISNGKIQKIGGKIRAQEAEQVINAKGFVVSPGFIDLHTHLREPGHEYKETIRTGTEAAAAGGFTTVVCMANTEPVNDNDVITEYILKKAKEEGRVNVLPVGAISRGLKGESLADIGQMAVAGIVGVSDDGSAVMNSALMRKGMQYARGFGLLVISHAEDESLSGTSSINEGLVATELGLPGSPDAAEEIMVARDIALAELTGARLHITHMTTRGSLELVTAARKRGVAVTCDVAPHHFSLTDEAVRGYNTLAKMRPPLRSEQNVKALKEGFQKNLIQAIATDHAPHASFEKEVEFHLATNGLVGLETAFSLSLKLVEEKLVSLPELIHLLSTGPAGILGLQKKGTLKVGADADIVIFDPKASVTVDVNRFHSRSKNSPFHGWRLRGKIQKTIVAGKVVYEA from the coding sequence ATGAAGCTACTGATCCAAAACGGCCGACTCATCGACCCCGCCACAAAAAAGGATGGGGTGACCGACCTTTTAATCTCCAACGGAAAAATTCAGAAGATTGGTGGAAAGATAAGGGCGCAAGAGGCGGAGCAGGTCATCAACGCCAAGGGATTCGTTGTTAGCCCGGGATTCATCGACCTCCACACCCACCTCCGTGAGCCGGGGCATGAATACAAGGAAACAATCCGGACAGGGACAGAGGCGGCCGCCGCCGGCGGTTTCACCACGGTGGTCTGCATGGCGAACACGGAACCGGTCAACGACAACGACGTCATTACCGAATACATCCTTAAAAAGGCGAAGGAAGAGGGGAGGGTCAACGTCCTCCCGGTCGGGGCGATCTCTCGTGGGCTCAAGGGGGAATCACTGGCGGATATTGGTCAGATGGCGGTGGCCGGTATTGTCGGCGTTTCCGATGACGGGTCTGCGGTAATGAACAGTGCCCTGATGAGAAAGGGGATGCAATACGCCAGGGGTTTCGGCCTGTTGGTGATCTCGCATGCCGAGGATGAATCCCTCTCCGGCACCTCTTCCATCAATGAAGGACTGGTCGCGACAGAGCTGGGGCTACCCGGCTCCCCCGATGCCGCCGAGGAGATCATGGTGGCCAGAGATATCGCCCTTGCGGAATTAACCGGGGCACGGCTCCATATTACCCACATGACCACCCGCGGCTCGCTGGAATTGGTGACTGCGGCCCGAAAGAGGGGAGTGGCGGTCACCTGTGACGTAGCCCCTCACCACTTCAGCCTGACCGACGAGGCGGTCCGGGGTTATAACACGCTGGCCAAGATGAGACCACCGCTCCGGAGTGAACAAAATGTGAAAGCCCTGAAAGAGGGTTTTCAAAAGAACCTGATCCAGGCGATCGCGACCGATCACGCCCCTCATGCCTCGTTTGAAAAGGAGGTGGAATTTCACCTGGCGACGAACGGCCTGGTCGGCCTGGAAACGGCCTTTTCCCTTTCACTCAAACTGGTTGAGGAAAAATTAGTGAGTCTGCCCGAACTGATCCACCTCCTTTCGACAGGGCCGGCCGGTATCCTTGGGCTCCAGAAAAAAGGGACACTCAAGGTCGGGGCCGATGCCGACATTGTGATCTTTGATCCAAAGGCCTCGGTCACGGTAGATGTCAACCGATTCCACTCCAGATCGAAAAACTCCCCCTTTCATGGATGGCGTCTGAGGGGAAAAATTCAAAAGACAATCGTCGCCGGTAAGGTGGTCTACGAGGCATGA
- the lepA gene encoding elongation factor 4: MNPKNIRNFSIIAHVDHGKSTLADRILELTGAISEREKKDQFLDKMDLERERGITIKAQTVRLRYRSKNGEEQIFNLIDTPGHVDFNYEVSRSLSACEGAILVVDAAQGVEAQTLANAYLAIDNGLTIIPVINKIDLPSADPERVKKQIEEVVGIPAHEALLVSAKTGEGVDKILETIVAKIPPPQGNPKGALKALLFDSWFDPYQGVVVLIRLINGTLHKGMKIRFYFTGKTYDVLKIGAFTPNIEERESLSAGEVGFITAAIKSVHETKIGDTLLEENDTTTRPLPGFKEVQPMVFAGIFPVDSSQYENLKGSLDKLRLNDASFSFTPETSSALGFGFRCGFLGLLHMEIIKERLEREYNLELISTAPMVLFRIKTIQGEVIELDNPTKMPPTQEIEEISEPFVLVHIHTPSTTVGNILKLCEERRGIQRKIDYLSEDRVLIVYELPFGEIMFDFFDRLKSISKGYASLDYELLDWRVSDLIRLNIMVNGDPVDALSIILHKEKAYTRARELVHKLRSVIPRQMYEVAIQAAIGGKIIARETVAALRKNVTAKCYGGDITRKRKLLEKQKEGKKRMKQVGNVVIPQEAFLTVLKVD, translated from the coding sequence ATGAACCCCAAAAATATCCGCAACTTCTCCATCATCGCCCATGTCGATCATGGCAAATCAACGTTGGCCGATCGGATCCTGGAGCTGACTGGCGCCATATCGGAGCGGGAAAAGAAAGACCAGTTCTTGGACAAGATGGATCTCGAACGGGAACGGGGGATCACGATCAAGGCCCAGACGGTCCGGCTCCGTTATCGTTCCAAAAATGGGGAAGAACAGATCTTCAACCTGATCGATACCCCCGGTCATGTCGATTTCAACTACGAGGTCTCCCGCAGTCTCTCCGCCTGTGAAGGGGCAATTCTTGTCGTCGATGCCGCGCAGGGGGTCGAGGCACAGACGCTCGCCAATGCCTACCTGGCAATCGACAATGGGCTCACCATCATCCCGGTGATCAACAAGATCGATCTCCCGAGCGCCGACCCGGAACGGGTCAAAAAACAGATTGAAGAGGTGGTTGGTATCCCGGCCCACGAGGCGCTTCTTGTCTCCGCCAAGACGGGGGAGGGGGTCGATAAAATTCTGGAGACAATCGTTGCCAAGATCCCTCCGCCACAAGGGAACCCCAAAGGGGCCTTGAAGGCCCTCCTCTTCGACAGCTGGTTTGATCCTTATCAGGGGGTCGTCGTCCTGATACGGCTCATCAACGGTACTCTTCACAAGGGAATGAAGATCCGTTTTTATTTTACCGGCAAAACCTATGATGTCCTCAAGATTGGCGCCTTTACCCCCAACATCGAAGAAAGAGAAAGCCTCTCTGCCGGCGAGGTCGGTTTTATCACTGCCGCCATCAAGTCGGTCCATGAAACAAAGATTGGTGACACCCTCCTCGAAGAAAATGACACAACCACCCGGCCGCTCCCCGGCTTCAAGGAGGTCCAGCCGATGGTCTTTGCCGGGATTTTTCCGGTCGATTCCAGCCAGTACGAGAACCTCAAGGGCTCGCTGGACAAACTCCGCTTGAACGACGCCTCTTTCTCCTTTACCCCGGAGACCTCGTCCGCACTCGGGTTTGGTTTCCGCTGTGGCTTTCTGGGACTCCTCCATATGGAAATCATCAAGGAGCGACTGGAAAGAGAATATAACCTGGAGTTGATCTCCACGGCACCGATGGTCCTCTTCCGGATCAAAACCATTCAAGGAGAAGTCATAGAGCTTGATAATCCTACCAAGATGCCACCCACCCAGGAGATTGAGGAGATTTCTGAGCCTTTTGTTCTGGTCCATATCCACACCCCCAGCACCACGGTCGGCAATATCCTCAAACTTTGTGAAGAGAGAAGGGGGATCCAACGCAAGATCGACTATCTTTCGGAAGACCGCGTGCTGATTGTCTACGAACTCCCTTTTGGCGAGATCATGTTCGATTTTTTCGACCGCTTGAAATCGATCTCCAAGGGGTACGCCTCGCTGGACTACGAACTTCTGGATTGGCGCGTTTCTGATTTGATCCGGCTCAATATCATGGTGAATGGGGATCCGGTCGACGCCCTTTCCATCATCCTCCACAAGGAAAAAGCGTATACCCGGGCACGGGAACTGGTGCATAAACTCCGTTCGGTGATTCCCAGACAGATGTATGAGGTGGCGATCCAGGCCGCCATCGGCGGCAAGATTATCGCGCGCGAAACAGTCGCCGCCCTGAGAAAGAACGTGACCGCCAAATGTTACGGTGGTGACATCACGCGAAAAAGAAAGTTGCTTGAGAAGCAAAAAGAGGGTAAGAAGCGGATGAAACAGGTCGGTAACGTGGTCATCCCGCAAGAGGCCTTCTTAACCGTTCTGAAGGTTGATTAG
- the lepB gene encoding signal peptidase I: MKKSKIREYIESLLVALVIAFFLRSFVVEAFKIPSGSMIPTLLIGDHIFVNKFTYGLRIPFTKQWIKKFKTPERGEVVVFIWPVEEDKDFIKRVVGLPGDTLRIEGDALFVNGEPVNEQKVSVVSPSRQKARKLVVLGDAIASEAGLRSVPYYKGWDRFDYFVEELGEVKHLMQIDHYPNTEHREITIPPDHLFVMGDNRDNSADSREWGFVPMENVKGQAMFIWLSLDTDDKRVRWERFGKWIR, encoded by the coding sequence ATGAAGAAAAGCAAAATCAGGGAGTACATTGAGTCGCTTTTAGTGGCGCTAGTCATCGCCTTTTTCCTCCGTTCCTTTGTCGTCGAGGCCTTCAAGATCCCTTCCGGTTCGATGATCCCGACACTCCTGATCGGCGATCATATCTTTGTCAACAAGTTCACCTATGGTTTGCGGATCCCGTTCACCAAACAATGGATCAAGAAATTCAAAACACCGGAGCGGGGAGAGGTGGTCGTCTTCATTTGGCCTGTCGAAGAGGACAAGGATTTCATCAAGAGGGTGGTCGGTCTGCCGGGAGACACCCTGCGGATTGAAGGGGATGCCCTTTTTGTCAACGGAGAACCGGTCAATGAGCAAAAGGTCTCCGTCGTCTCCCCATCCCGGCAAAAAGCACGCAAGTTGGTCGTTCTGGGAGATGCCATCGCCAGCGAAGCAGGACTCCGATCGGTCCCCTACTACAAAGGATGGGACCGGTTCGACTATTTTGTGGAGGAACTGGGAGAGGTAAAACACCTCATGCAGATTGACCACTACCCAAATACCGAACACCGCGAGATCACCATCCCGCCAGACCATCTCTTTGTGATGGGGGATAACCGGGATAACTCTGCCGATAGCCGCGAGTGGGGGTTTGTCCCGATGGAAAACGTCAAAGGGCAAGCAATGTTCATCTGGCTCTCCCTCGACACCGACGACAAACGGGTCCGTTGGGAACGGTTTGGGAAGTGGATAAGGTAA
- a CDS encoding type II secretion system protein, which yields MGRRFAGGSCGFTLIELVFVIALLGILAVSAQSVLISINQNAQTSAELGAVGSVKTGVEQYRMESLLSGRVPVLPPFLDQASVGSASSDNPLFGMILGQGITSQWQKTGMNSYQGPTGNAYRYDPASGQFDSLTADPFALYGKIIGQTSGLLVFDSGTLLSTFSSLLFNPNFETGEVKAALASGIKINTDGSRGAVVTLLDGSTITVEDVFNSWNILDQKNTLSPDGMNYTGKYAAIGYGQAFEGNYESDYLKKESSYDNKSGSYSYDYEYNSKGDYSGVGLSIDNGFVYEVSYQSKKPSQFRANQSTTKNGDYTGSYEASYDQSYTSNYGKSDKKNPYAQTITTGNSGDYSYTYQYDASSQVFASSGSGSYAYDYQYEQLNGSKNYADQYDYATNYNYNRKTGETFSQSTYKSKTNGTDRTYTFTYDPKSRKEIYTETDNVTGKTTQNSHQR from the coding sequence GTGGGCCGGCGGTTTGCGGGGGGTAGTTGCGGCTTCACCCTGATTGAGCTAGTCTTTGTCATCGCACTCCTGGGGATCCTTGCCGTGAGTGCCCAGTCGGTCCTTATCTCCATCAACCAGAATGCCCAGACAAGCGCCGAACTGGGAGCCGTCGGTTCTGTCAAGACCGGTGTCGAACAGTACCGGATGGAATCGCTCCTGAGCGGAAGGGTCCCGGTCCTGCCCCCCTTTCTGGACCAGGCCTCCGTTGGCAGTGCCAGCAGTGACAACCCGCTCTTCGGGATGATCCTTGGTCAAGGGATCACCAGCCAATGGCAGAAGACCGGAATGAACAGTTATCAGGGGCCAACCGGTAACGCCTACCGCTACGACCCTGCCTCAGGCCAGTTCGATTCCCTCACGGCCGATCCCTTTGCCCTCTACGGCAAGATTATCGGTCAGACGAGCGGTCTCCTTGTCTTCGACTCGGGGACACTCCTCTCCACCTTTTCTAGTCTCCTCTTCAATCCCAATTTTGAGACCGGAGAAGTCAAGGCCGCCCTCGCCTCCGGCATCAAGATCAACACCGACGGCTCCCGGGGAGCCGTGGTCACCCTGCTGGACGGTTCCACCATCACGGTTGAAGATGTCTTCAATAGTTGGAATATCCTTGATCAGAAGAACACCCTCTCGCCGGATGGGATGAACTATACAGGGAAATATGCCGCCATCGGCTACGGTCAGGCCTTCGAAGGGAACTATGAATCAGACTACCTCAAGAAGGAATCTTCCTACGATAACAAATCTGGGAGCTACTCCTACGACTACGAATATAACAGTAAAGGGGATTACTCCGGCGTCGGTCTGAGTATCGACAACGGTTTTGTCTACGAGGTCAGCTACCAGTCCAAGAAACCGTCCCAATTCCGGGCCAACCAGTCGACCACCAAAAACGGGGATTACACCGGCAGTTATGAAGCCTCCTACGACCAATCCTACACCAGCAATTATGGGAAATCGGACAAAAAGAACCCTTATGCCCAGACGATCACGACGGGGAATTCGGGAGACTACAGCTATACCTACCAATATGATGCTTCATCACAGGTCTTTGCCTCCAGCGGCTCCGGTTCCTATGCCTATGACTACCAATATGAACAGTTAAACGGATCAAAAAACTACGCCGACCAGTACGACTATGCCACAAACTATAACTACAACCGGAAAACCGGGGAGACCTTCTCCCAGTCAACCTACAAATCCAAGACAAACGGCACCGACCGGACCTACACCTTCACCTACGATCCCAAGAGCCGCAAAGAAATTTACACGGAGACCGATAATGTAACAGGGAAGACCACGCAAAACAGTCACCAGAGATGA
- a CDS encoding SPOR domain-containing protein, whose amino-acid sequence MSDLKEELEEYFCKFTFGQFMTLAILELATLFFVFYLGARYGPEFLGSAKLKAVAKEEVVLPVEDPKSVDEIVGKEGYTYPELLTDKEGAPVKREAVRIIGGKEIDSQGKEIRGAKKEAPKTPQTVRVKSAHNSKYTVQVGSFPTPEEASSSVEKWKQKGYDAFMSVAEIPNRGTWYRVRVGSFGNKQDAQSYVQQIKTKEKILALVVLTNS is encoded by the coding sequence GTGAGTGACTTAAAAGAAGAACTGGAAGAATACTTTTGCAAATTCACCTTCGGCCAGTTCATGACGCTGGCGATTCTGGAGCTGGCGACCCTTTTCTTCGTCTTCTACCTAGGGGCCCGGTACGGCCCTGAATTTCTTGGCAGTGCCAAACTAAAAGCGGTGGCGAAGGAAGAAGTGGTACTCCCTGTTGAAGATCCCAAGAGTGTCGATGAGATTGTCGGCAAGGAGGGGTATACCTACCCGGAACTGCTCACCGACAAAGAAGGGGCTCCCGTCAAGAGGGAGGCGGTTCGGATCATTGGTGGTAAGGAAATCGACTCCCAGGGAAAAGAGATCAGGGGAGCCAAGAAGGAGGCCCCCAAAACCCCACAAACCGTCCGGGTTAAATCGGCCCACAATTCAAAATACACAGTCCAGGTCGGCTCCTTCCCAACCCCGGAAGAGGCCTCCTCATCGGTCGAAAAGTGGAAACAAAAAGGGTACGATGCCTTTATGTCGGTTGCCGAGATCCCGAACCGGGGGACCTGGTATCGCGTCCGGGTCGGTAGCTTCGGCAATAAACAGGATGCCCAGAGCTATGTCCAACAGATCAAAACCAAGGAAAAGATCCTCGCCCTTGTTGTCCTCACAAATAGCTAG
- the carA gene encoding glutamine-hydrolyzing carbamoyl-phosphate synthase small subunit has translation MTRAVLILEDGTLFEGRSFGAEGDSPMGESTGEVVFNTSMTGYQEILHDPSYRCQIVTMTYPEIGNYGVNPEDIESSQVHVAGFVVKEYHPYPSNFRSQKSLGDYLKEHNIIGLEGIDTRALTKQLRDKGSQMGILSTKLKGAGDKKILLKKLRQAPGMIGRNLVGEVTCRKPYHWTEGIWKLGAGYENPPLAKGGKGGFKVIAYDLGIKYNILRNLVNAGCDVTVVPSKTTAQEVLKYKPDGVFLSNGPGDPAAVTDVIENTRRLIGKVPIFGICLGHQILALALGGKTYKLKFGHRGGNQPVIDLGTRKVEITTQNHGFAVDEKSLKGKGDSPEADVSHLNLNDKTVEGLRHRKQPIFSVQYHPESSPGPHDSHYLFNRFVEMMKNA, from the coding sequence ATGACCCGGGCGGTCCTGATCCTCGAAGATGGCACCCTCTTTGAGGGGCGCTCCTTTGGGGCGGAGGGCGATTCGCCCATGGGGGAATCGACGGGAGAGGTGGTCTTCAACACCAGCATGACCGGCTATCAGGAGATCCTCCACGATCCTTCCTACCGATGTCAGATCGTAACAATGACCTATCCGGAAATCGGTAATTACGGGGTTAATCCGGAAGATATCGAATCGAGCCAGGTTCATGTTGCCGGCTTCGTGGTCAAAGAGTATCACCCTTACCCCAGTAATTTCCGGTCCCAAAAATCGTTGGGGGATTATCTCAAAGAGCATAACATTATTGGTCTTGAAGGGATCGATACCCGCGCCTTGACAAAACAGTTGCGGGACAAGGGGTCACAGATGGGGATCCTCTCCACAAAATTGAAGGGGGCGGGTGATAAAAAGATCCTCTTGAAAAAGTTGAGACAGGCTCCAGGGATGATCGGCCGGAACCTGGTTGGTGAGGTGACCTGTCGGAAACCGTACCATTGGACCGAAGGGATCTGGAAGTTGGGGGCAGGGTATGAAAATCCCCCTTTGGCAAAGGGGGGTAAGGGGGGATTTAAGGTAATTGCTTACGACCTCGGCATCAAGTACAACATTCTCCGTAATCTCGTAAATGCCGGCTGTGATGTCACGGTTGTCCCTTCAAAGACCACTGCCCAAGAGGTGTTGAAATACAAACCGGACGGGGTTTTCCTTTCGAACGGCCCCGGCGATCCGGCCGCGGTCACAGACGTAATTGAAAATACCCGTCGGCTGATCGGCAAGGTCCCGATCTTTGGCATCTGTCTTGGTCATCAAATCCTTGCCCTCGCCCTCGGCGGAAAGACCTACAAACTGAAATTCGGGCACCGGGGAGGAAATCAGCCGGTGATTGACCTGGGAACCAGAAAGGTTGAAATCACGACACAGAACCACGGCTTTGCGGTGGATGAAAAATCTCTGAAGGGGAAGGGTGATTCACCCGAGGCCGATGTTTCGCATCTCAACCTCAATGACAAGACGGTCGAGGGGTTAAGGCACCGAAAACAGCCCATTTTCTCCGTACAGTACCATCCAGAATCATCACCCGGACCGCATGATAGCCACTATTTATTTAACCGATTTGTGGAGATGATGAAAAATGCCTAG
- a CDS encoding aspartate carbamoyltransferase catalytic subunit has protein sequence MILKKDKSLKQKTPPQRGFFLPQKDLLGLKTLTREQILHILDRAKVFKESLKTGKKGDDLKGKRVINLFFEPSTRTRTSFEIAEKNLSAEILNIAPSASSLTKGESLKDMIENLGAMHPDLLVVRHAASGASPLIASYTQASVINGGDGSHEHPTQGLVDLFTVQENLGRIAGVNLLIVGDIAYSRVARSNIYGFTKMGAKVTVIGPATLLPPGLEKLGVKVSTQFHKHIPGADVIMLLRIQKERQQTLNFPSLAEYTRFFGLTRDLLPLIKKGTLIMHPGPINRGVEIDPEIADSKSADGPQTVILEQVANGVAVRMAVLSLWGNKK, from the coding sequence ATGATTTTGAAGAAAGACAAGAGTTTGAAACAAAAAACCCCGCCACAGCGGGGTTTTTTTTTACCTCAAAAGGATCTTTTAGGGCTCAAAACGCTCACCCGTGAGCAAATCCTTCATATCCTTGATCGGGCGAAGGTTTTTAAAGAATCCCTCAAAACCGGCAAGAAGGGGGATGACCTCAAGGGAAAGAGGGTCATCAACCTCTTCTTTGAACCCTCCACACGGACCCGGACCTCCTTCGAGATTGCGGAGAAAAACCTCTCTGCAGAAATTCTAAACATTGCCCCCTCGGCCAGTAGCCTCACCAAGGGGGAAAGCCTGAAGGATATGATCGAAAATTTGGGGGCGATGCATCCTGATTTACTGGTCGTCCGCCACGCGGCAAGTGGCGCCTCACCGTTGATCGCTTCTTATACCCAAGCCTCCGTAATCAACGGCGGGGACGGGTCACACGAACACCCAACACAAGGGCTGGTCGATCTCTTCACCGTCCAGGAGAACCTTGGACGAATCGCAGGGGTCAATCTCTTAATCGTCGGTGATATCGCCTACAGCCGGGTCGCCCGATCCAATATCTATGGTTTTACCAAGATGGGGGCCAAGGTCACCGTGATCGGACCGGCAACCCTACTCCCCCCGGGACTCGAAAAATTAGGGGTGAAGGTCTCCACACAGTTTCACAAACATATCCCCGGAGCGGACGTCATCATGCTCCTCCGGATCCAGAAAGAGAGACAACAGACCCTTAATTTCCCGAGCCTTGCCGAGTATACCCGATTTTTCGGCTTGACCCGTGACCTCCTCCCTTTGATCAAGAAAGGGACTTTAATTATGCACCCGGGACCGATTAATCGCGGGGTGGAGATTGATCCGGAAATTGCCGATTCAAAAAGCGCGGATGGTCCGCAAACAGTGATCCTCGAGCAGGTGGCCAATGGTGTTGCCGTCCGGATGGCGGTCTTGTCACTGTGGGGAAATAAAAAATGA